Proteins encoded in a region of the Elaeis guineensis isolate ETL-2024a chromosome 7, EG11, whole genome shotgun sequence genome:
- the LOC105048406 gene encoding delta(7)-sterol-C5(6)-desaturase isoform X1 yields the protein MVAGMEGADYLHRFVEEADWYNGIVLDALIPGGSWKRLPRPIQSWLRNYLGGTILYFVSGFLWCFYIYHWKRNVYVPQEAIPSNKAMLLQIIVTMKAMPWYCALPTLSEYMVEKGWTRCFSSIAEVGWPAYIAYVTIYMVFVEFGIYWMHRELHDIKPLYKYLHATHHIYNKQNTLSPFAGLAFHPLDGILQAVPHVIALFLIPTQFMTHILLLFVEAVWTANIHDCIHGKVWPVMGAGYHTIHHTTYRHNYGHYTIWMDWMFGTLRDPEEDPKKAE from the exons atggtcgccggcatggagggAGCCGATTACCTGCACCGTTTCGTGGAGGAGGCGGACTGGTACAACGGTATTGTGCTCGATGCCCTCATACCGGGCGGTTCCTGGAAGCGCCTCCCCCGCCCTATTCAGTCTTGGCTCCGCAACTACCTCGGCGGCACCATCCTCTACTTCGTCTCCGGCTTCCTCTGGTGCTTCTATATCTACCACTGGAAGCGCAACGTCTACGTCCCACAAG AGGCTATACCTTCAAATAAAGCCATGCTTTTGCAAATAATAGTCACAATGAAGGCTATGCCTTGGTATTGCGCTCTTCCAACACTTTCAGAATACATGGTTGAAAAAGGATGGACCAGATGTTTCTCTAGTATAGCTGAAGTTGGTTGGCCAGCCTACATTGCTTATGTGACTATATATATGGTCTTTGTGGAGTTTGGAATTTACTGGATGCACAGAGAGTTGCATGACATAAAGCCATTGTACAAATATCTTCATGCAACACATCATATCTACAATAAGCAGAATACACTGTCACCATTTGCTG GACTGGCATTCCATCCATTGGATGGGATACTGCAGGCGGTGCCACATGTGATAGCCCTCTTCCTTATCCCGACCCAGTTTATGACTCACATACTTCTCCTATTTGTTGAGGCTGTATGGACGGCCAACATTCATGACTGCATCCATGGCAAAGTATGGCCTGTCATGGGCGCTGGCTACCACACAATCCACCACACCACCTACCGCCACAACTATGGTCATTACACTATATGGATGGACTGGATGTTCGGAACTCTTCGTGATCCTGAGGAAGACCCCAAGAAGGCAGAGTAA
- the LOC105048406 gene encoding delta(7)-sterol-C5(6)-desaturase isoform X2 translates to MLLQIIVTMKAMPWYCALPTLSEYMVEKGWTRCFSSIAEVGWPAYIAYVTIYMVFVEFGIYWMHRELHDIKPLYKYLHATHHIYNKQNTLSPFAGLAFHPLDGILQAVPHVIALFLIPTQFMTHILLLFVEAVWTANIHDCIHGKVWPVMGAGYHTIHHTTYRHNYGHYTIWMDWMFGTLRDPEEDPKKAE, encoded by the exons ATGCTTTTGCAAATAATAGTCACAATGAAGGCTATGCCTTGGTATTGCGCTCTTCCAACACTTTCAGAATACATGGTTGAAAAAGGATGGACCAGATGTTTCTCTAGTATAGCTGAAGTTGGTTGGCCAGCCTACATTGCTTATGTGACTATATATATGGTCTTTGTGGAGTTTGGAATTTACTGGATGCACAGAGAGTTGCATGACATAAAGCCATTGTACAAATATCTTCATGCAACACATCATATCTACAATAAGCAGAATACACTGTCACCATTTGCTG GACTGGCATTCCATCCATTGGATGGGATACTGCAGGCGGTGCCACATGTGATAGCCCTCTTCCTTATCCCGACCCAGTTTATGACTCACATACTTCTCCTATTTGTTGAGGCTGTATGGACGGCCAACATTCATGACTGCATCCATGGCAAAGTATGGCCTGTCATGGGCGCTGGCTACCACACAATCCACCACACCACCTACCGCCACAACTATGGTCATTACACTATATGGATGGACTGGATGTTCGGAACTCTTCGTGATCCTGAGGAAGACCCCAAGAAGGCAGAGTAA